A genomic stretch from Capsicum annuum cultivar UCD-10X-F1 unplaced genomic scaffold, UCD10Xv1.1 ctg5044, whole genome shotgun sequence includes:
- the LOC107850056 gene encoding steroid 5-alpha-reductase DET2-like, translated as MFQSFVFKEPSPITTTISMVAFVFVAFFGISEIFGKHLQFSKFVNVSSNSNSHSNNFLQSKLSSRIGMFIVYAPPCVVGFASFVMYPNGETRFIMLKSAVTIHFLKRVLEVLFVHKYSGGMVLGSALIISSSYITLVAVLIHLQHLIQEYTEPKIDLKYIGLTISLVGICGNFYHHYLLSKLRDKKEKGYKIPQGGLFSMVICPHYFFEILDFLGISFISQMSLSFSCVVGSTLYMMGRSYVTRKWYISKFKNFPNNVKALIPFVF; from the exons atgtttCAAAGTTTTGTGTTTAAAGAGCCATCTCCAATAACCACAACAATATCTATGGTGGCCTTTGTGTTTGTGGCCTTCTTTGGTATATCAGAAATATTTGGGAAGCATCTACAGTTCTCCAAATTCGTCAATGTCAGTTCCAATTCTAATTCACATAGTAATAATTTCTTGCAGAGCAAATTGTCTAGTAGAATTGGGATGTTTATAGTCTATGCCCCACCTTGTGTTGTTGGCTTTGCTTCATTTGTGATGTACCCAAATGGTGAAACTAGGTTTATCATGCTTAAATCTGCTGTTACTATCCATTTCTTGAAGAGGGTTCTTGAG GTTCTATTTGTACATAAATACAGTGGTGGAATGGTTCTTGGTTCAGCACTTATTATATCATCCTCCTATATTACATTGGTTGCAGTCCTAATACATCTCCAACACTTAATTCAAGAATATactgagccaaaaattgatctaaAATATATTGGTTTAACAATATCTTTAGTTGGAATATGTGGCAATTTTTATCATCATTACCTCCTTTCCAAGCtaagagataaaaaagaaaagggcTATAAAATTCCTCAAGGTGGTCTTTTTAGTATGGTCATATGTCCTCATTATTTTTTCGAAATTCTTGACTTTTTAGGGATTTCATTTATTTCCCAAAtgtcattatcattttcatgTGTTGTGGGTTCAACTTTATACATGATGGGAAGGAGCTATGTTACTAGGAAATGGTATATTTCTAAATTTAAGAATTTCCCAAATAATGTAAAGGCTTTGATTCCGTTTGTTTTCTAG